In one window of Syngnathus scovelli strain Florida chromosome 22, RoL_Ssco_1.2, whole genome shotgun sequence DNA:
- the fbxo18 gene encoding F-box DNA helicase 1, with the protein MEFALKARAKRRHLNADELEKSEAGIQALTNPQSLSRSRGSTSNLNPRPTKRPKCASITSSTENGFPPCTNGLHGEPEDEDDERSLPSDLEEEPENNIDYLEGITSDMFEDEFDSSDELVHEELDVEPLPDATYGLLGSSKELLQPQGCIDDLPEELLRQVLSLLPARDLYRSAILVCNRWRDMIEDDKFMPFKKEYYRFMMNEEVTMAEVTSSLIKARVIKPAMSQHGIRNLVILMSHHKFGTVVNPTDVLEQVKKHRFFPHAEAAMRLRIRNVPKCPNLHVEGPNPFAAMAVILLLSESVEDVQALVTLLNDCMSYSDVTEFLSHMAVVLLAAVRNKVKLSQRLHYNIYYVLHLRENGPFSVSCSEGRSSRMKLTSEQLNILSHDIQKDHLVKIVAFAGTGKTTTLIKYAEQRPHLRFLYVAFNKSVASEASQRFPPNVDCKTVHSLAYKDIGKFYQKKLTFNLNVFSINTVLPKGRGGYAKAKVVAQTLNNFMSSVNETIERSHVPFSQVSLQGNKTLITEEEKELYVQDARNIWMKMKDLSEIEEKAYHITHDGYLKLWQLQKPKVSLSDLYDVIFIDEAQDCTPTIMDVLLIQKCGKILVGDPHQQIYTFRGAINALQTVAHTHIYYLTQSFRFGAEIAYVGASILTVCKDVSRILVGGRQKGGVFDEKAAQAQQDIANGISPRQGNTAILFRCNFGVFSEAVRLTEANNKCNIHFIGGVDNIGLSKIKDIWYLMEGKDNRKLIKDHLIGSFAKIQPNPFEALKLYVSKTDDRDLEAKLTIVTKYTNRIPDLVKCLRRHSQDKVKEADFILGTVHKAKGLEFEIVMVGCDFINVPSARHNSHHFNEFSFSNVPNDEWNLLYVAVTRARTTLIITRSIHYIITQTGEYFLKSVMPATPLKAGETPPCLISACPNCITPGAAFMMCKRRMTYTSGPSAEGALCERCVWTRVGPIAYLMTDDVLSMAEVPERFNQHLFHIIFHAPL; encoded by the exons atggaattTGCACTAAAAG CGAGAGCCAAGAGGAGGCATTTAAATGCAGACGAGCTAGAAAAAAGTGAAGCGGGTATCCAAGCCCTCACCAACCCCCAAAGTTTAAGCAGAAGCCGGGGCAGCACTTCCAATCTGAACCCAAGACCTACCAAGAGACCAAAATGTG CATCAATCACCTCTAGTACGGAGAACGGCTTCCCCCCATGCACAAATGGACTCCATGGCGAACCAGAAGATGAGGACGATGAGCGATCGTTGCCCTCAGACCTGGAGGAGGAGCCTGAAAACAACATTGACTACTTAGAAGGAATAACTTCTGACATGTTTGAAGATGAGTTTGACTCTTCTGACGAGTTGGTACACGAGGAGCTGGATGTGGAACCCCTGCCTGATGCCACCTACGGTCTCCTCGGGAGTAGCAAGGAGCTGCTGCAACCTCAGGGTTGTATTGATGACCTCCCGGAGGAGTTGCTCAGGCAGGTCCTCAGCCTCCTTCCTGCTCGAGACCTGTACAGGAGCGCCATACTCGTGTGCAATCGGTGGCGCGACATGATTGAGGATGACAAG TTTATGCCCTTCAAGAAAGAATACTACCGCTTCATGATGAACGAAGAGGTTACAATGGCCGAGGTCACCTCCTCATTGATCAAGGCCCGCGTCATAAAGCCAGCAATGTCACAGCACGGCATCCGCAACCTCGTTAT TTTAATGTCGCACCATAAGTTTGGCACGGTGGTGAATCCGACGGACGTTTTGGAGCAAGTGAAGAAACATCGCTTTTTCCCCCATGCCGAGGCCGCCATGAGATTACGCATTCGGAATGTTCCCAAGTGCCCGAATCTGCATGTGGAG GGCCCCAACCCGTTTGCAGCCATGGCGGTGATCTTACTCCTCAGCGAGAGCGTGGAGGACGTGCAGGCGTTGGTGACCTTGCTGAACGACTGCATGTCGTACAGCGACGTCACCGAGTTCCTCAGTCACATGGCCGTGGTGCTGCTGGCTGCCGTGAGGAACAAGGTGAAGCTTAGCCAGAG GTTGCATTACAACATCTACTATGTTCTTCACCTGAGGGAGAATGGCCCCTTTTCAGTTAGCTGCTCGGAAGGCCG GAGCTCGCGCATGAAGTTGACCTCAGAACAGCTGAACATCCTCAGCCACGACATTCAGAAGGACCACTTGGTGAAGATTGTTGCCTTTGCAG GTACGGGGAAGACGACCACGCTGATCAAGTACGCCGAGCAGCGGCCGCACCTCCGCTTCCTGTATGTGGCCTTCAATAAATCGGTTGCTAGCGAAGCCTCGCAGCGGTTCCCGCCCAACGTGGACTGCAAGACTGTCCACTCGCTGGCCTATAAAGACATCGGGAAATT CTACCAAAAGAAGCTCACCTTCAATCTGAACGTCTTTTCCATCAACACAGTCCTGCCCAAAGGTCGAGGGGGTTACGCCAAGGCCAAAGTGGTAGCCCAGACTCTCAACAACTTCATGTCTTCCGTCAACGAGACCATCGAGCGGAGCCACGTGCCTTTCTCGCAAGTGAGTCTTCAAGGCAACAAGACGCTCATcactgaagaagaaaaagag TTGTATGTCCAAGATGCAAGAAACATTTGGATGAAAATGAAGGACCTCAGTGAGATTGAAGAAAAAGCCTACCACATCACTCACGACG GTTACTTAAAGTTATGGCAGCTCCAAAAGCCAAAGGTCAGCCTCTCCGACCTATACGACGTTATTTTTATCGACGAAGCCCAGGACTGCACCCCCA cCATCATGGACGTGCTGCTGATCCAGAAATGCGGCAAAATCCTGGTGGGCGATCCCCACCAGCAGATCTACACCTTCCGAGGTGCCATTAATGCTTTGCAGACTGTGGCTCACACGCACATCTACTACCTAACACAG AGTTTCCGCTTTGGCGCCGAGATCGCTTACGTGGGGGCCAGCATCCTCACGGTGTGCAAGGATGTCAGCAGAATTCTCGTCGGGGGAAGGCAGAAAG GGGGCGTGTTTGATGAAAAAGCTGCCCAGGCCCAACAGGACATAGCCAATGGGATAAGCCCCCGTCAGGGAAACACGGCCATTTTGTTCAGGTGCAATTTTGGCGTGTTCAGCGAAGCCGTGCGGCTAACCGAGGCCAATAACaagtgcaacatccacttcattGGC GGTGTGGACAACATCGGGTTGAGTAAGATCAAGGACATTTGGTACCTAATGGAAGGCAAAGATAACCGCAAAC TGATCAAGGACCACCTGATTGGATCGTTTGCAAAAATCCAACCGAACCCCTTTGAGGCGTTGAAGCTGTACGTCAGCAAGACGGACGACCGTGACCTGGAGGCCAAGCTGACCATTGTGACCAAATACACAAATCGCATTCCTGATCTGGTGAAGTGCCTGAGGAGACACTCGCAGGATAAAGTTAAAGAAGCAG ACTTCATACTCGGCACAGTCCACAAAGCCAAAGGTTTGGAATTTGAAATCGTGATGGTCGGCTGCGACTTTATCAACGTTCCCAGCGCCAGACACAACAGCCACCACTTCAACGAATTTTCTTTTA GTAACGTTCCCAACGACGAATGGAACCTGCTCTACGTGGCGGTGACTCGTGCTCGAACGACGCTCATCATCACAAGGAGTATCCACTACATCATTACCCAGACCGGC GAGTACTTCTTAAAGTCGGTAATGCCCGCTACGCCGCTGAAAGCGGGCGAGACGCCGCCGTGCCTCATTTCCGCCTGTCCCAATTGCATCACGCCCGGCGCCGCTTTCATGATGTGCAAAAGACGGATGACATAT ACGAGTGGCCCGTCCGCCGAGGGCGCGCTGTGCGAGAGGTGCGTGTGGACACGCGTCGGCCCCATCGCTTACCTCATGACGGACGACGTGCTCTCCATGGCTGAAGTTCCAGAGCGCTTCAACCAGCATTTATTCCACATTATTTTCCACGCGCCGCTCTAG
- the nudt5 gene encoding ADP-sugar pyrophosphatase, whose protein sequence is MVPGIIRISENTMNHSEDSKETTVPHVVKEEILASGKWVKLEKTTYVDPAGNTRIWETVRRTTRQTDSDADGVGIIALLKRTLHKDCVVMVKQFRPPMGCFTLELPAGLIDEGESAATAALRELKEETGYKGEVVGVTPVTCLDPGLSNCTTQIVMVNINGDEMENINPTQQLGEGERKFVEVILVPLDEFQMKIDELLKKEKIVVDAKVYIFAMGMAQAFFTPKELPVLKQ, encoded by the exons ATGGTGCCTGGAATTATTCGTATTTCAGAAAATACAATGAACCACAGTGAAGATTCCAAGGAGACGACGGTGCCTCACGTCGTGAAAGAAGAG ATCTTGGCATCGGGTAAATGGGTGAAGCTGGAGAAGACCACTTATGTGGACCCGGCTGGAAACACCAG GATCTGGGAGACGGTGAGGAGGACAACGAGGCAAACCGACTCAGACGCAGATG GTGTCGGCATCATCGCGCTGCTGAAGAGGACACTGCACAAGGACTGCGTGGTGATGGTGAAGCAGTTTCGTCCACCGATGGGATGCTTCACGTTGGAGCTTCCTGCGG GCTTGATCGACGAGGGTGAGAGCGCAGCGACGGCCGCGCTGAGGGAGCTGAAAGAAGAAACAGGCTACAAAGGGGAAGTCGTCGGAGTGACGCCAG TGACTTGTCTGGATCCTGGCTTGTCCAACTGCACCACCCAGATCGTCATGGTCAACATCAACGGAGATGAAATGGAGAATATCAACCCGACACAGCAGCTGGGTGAGGGAGAGAGAA aaTTTGTGGAAGTCATCCTTGTACCCCTTGATGAATTCCAGATGAAGATAGATG AGCtcctgaagaaagaaaaaatcgTGGTGGATGCCAAGGTTTATATTTTTGCCATGGGCATGGCGCAGGCATTTTTCACGCCGAAGGAGCTCCCTGTGCTCAAGCAGTGA
- the cdc123 gene encoding translation initiation factor eIF2 assembly protein isoform X2 — protein MMPTPRVRSPSISSLKSLILPLPQNVTDYLLDDGTLVVSGSDHIAQQPHINNDSDAEEDIQWSDDETTTTVTAPEFPEFTAKVLEAINSLGGRVFPKLNWSAPRDANWIALNSSLQCQSLSEIFLLFKSSDFITHDLTQPFLHCNDQDSPDPIINYELVLRKWSELIPGGEFRCFVKENKLIAISQRDYTQYYPHILKQEESIVHAIQHFFSQHIQYKFLDEDFVLDVYRDSQGRVWVIDLNPFGEVTDSLLFSWEELTSGGEVARQQDEPDFRYTASEVTVQPSPCLSYRIPRDFVDLSSGEDAYKLIDFLKLQKSQQEDEEDDEAPQ, from the exons ATGATGCCGACACCTAGAGTCCGATCTCCCTCAATAAGTTCCCTCAAAAG TCTGATTCTTCCACTGCCTCAAAATGTAACAGATTATTTACTGGACGATGGGACGCTGGTAGTTTCTGGGAG TGATCATATTGCACAGCAGCCGCATATTAACAACGATTCCGATGCTGAGGAAGATATTCAG TGGTCAGATGATGAAACAACCACCACAGTCACA GCTCCTGAGTTCCCAGAATTCACAGCCAAAGTGCTGGAGGCGATAAATTCTCTGGGTGGTCGTGTTTTCCCCAAACTCAACTGGAGTGCACCAAGG GACGCCAACTGGATTGCACTTAACAGCTCTCTGCAGTGTCAGAGCCTAAGCGAAATATTTCTCCTCTTCAAAAGCTCCGACTTCATCACCCATGACCTCACGCAGCC ATTTCTTCACTGCAACGACCAGGATTCGCCTGATCCGATCATCAATTATGAG CTGGTCCTGAGAAAGTGGAGCGAGCTGATCCCTGGCGGAGAGTTCCGCTGCTTTGTTAAGGAAAATAAACTGATAG CAATCAGCCAAAGAGACTACACTCAGTATTATCCACACATCTTGAAGCAGGAGGAGTCCATTGTTCATGCTATCCAGCACTTCTTTAGCCAGCACATCCAGTACAAATTCTTGGATGAGGACT TTGTGTTGGATGTCTATAGAGATAGCCAG GGGAGAGTGTGGGTCATTGATCTGAACCCATTCGGGGAGGTCACTGACTCCCTTCTGTTCAGCTGGGAGGAGCTGACGTCCGGCGGGGAAGTGGCCCGGCAGCAG GACGAGCCGGATTTCCGCTACACCGCTAGCGAGGTGACGGTGCAGCCCAGCCCCTGCCTGAGCTACCGAATCCCACGTGActttgtggatctgtcatctggAGAGGACGCTTACAAACTTATCGACTTCCTCAAGCTG CAGAAAAGCCAACAGGAAGACGAAGAGGACGACGAGGCTCCGCAGTGA
- the cdc123 gene encoding translation initiation factor eIF2 assembly protein isoform X1: MKKEQVAHCQFSVWYPIFKQHTIKSLILPLPQNVTDYLLDDGTLVVSGSDHIAQQPHINNDSDAEEDIQWSDDETTTTVTAPEFPEFTAKVLEAINSLGGRVFPKLNWSAPRDANWIALNSSLQCQSLSEIFLLFKSSDFITHDLTQPFLHCNDQDSPDPIINYELVLRKWSELIPGGEFRCFVKENKLIAISQRDYTQYYPHILKQEESIVHAIQHFFSQHIQYKFLDEDFVLDVYRDSQGRVWVIDLNPFGEVTDSLLFSWEELTSGGEVARQQDEPDFRYTASEVTVQPSPCLSYRIPRDFVDLSSGEDAYKLIDFLKLQKSQQEDEEDDEAPQ; the protein is encoded by the exons ATGAAGAAGGAGCAAGTTGCTCACTGTCAATTTTCCGTCTGGTATCCGATATTTAAGCAACATACAATTAAAAG TCTGATTCTTCCACTGCCTCAAAATGTAACAGATTATTTACTGGACGATGGGACGCTGGTAGTTTCTGGGAG TGATCATATTGCACAGCAGCCGCATATTAACAACGATTCCGATGCTGAGGAAGATATTCAG TGGTCAGATGATGAAACAACCACCACAGTCACA GCTCCTGAGTTCCCAGAATTCACAGCCAAAGTGCTGGAGGCGATAAATTCTCTGGGTGGTCGTGTTTTCCCCAAACTCAACTGGAGTGCACCAAGG GACGCCAACTGGATTGCACTTAACAGCTCTCTGCAGTGTCAGAGCCTAAGCGAAATATTTCTCCTCTTCAAAAGCTCCGACTTCATCACCCATGACCTCACGCAGCC ATTTCTTCACTGCAACGACCAGGATTCGCCTGATCCGATCATCAATTATGAG CTGGTCCTGAGAAAGTGGAGCGAGCTGATCCCTGGCGGAGAGTTCCGCTGCTTTGTTAAGGAAAATAAACTGATAG CAATCAGCCAAAGAGACTACACTCAGTATTATCCACACATCTTGAAGCAGGAGGAGTCCATTGTTCATGCTATCCAGCACTTCTTTAGCCAGCACATCCAGTACAAATTCTTGGATGAGGACT TTGTGTTGGATGTCTATAGAGATAGCCAG GGGAGAGTGTGGGTCATTGATCTGAACCCATTCGGGGAGGTCACTGACTCCCTTCTGTTCAGCTGGGAGGAGCTGACGTCCGGCGGGGAAGTGGCCCGGCAGCAG GACGAGCCGGATTTCCGCTACACCGCTAGCGAGGTGACGGTGCAGCCCAGCCCCTGCCTGAGCTACCGAATCCCACGTGActttgtggatctgtcatctggAGAGGACGCTTACAAACTTATCGACTTCCTCAAGCTG CAGAAAAGCCAACAGGAAGACGAAGAGGACGACGAGGCTCCGCAGTGA